The sequence below is a genomic window from Oscillospiraceae bacterium.
CCGCCCTGGGGGTGGAGGCCGAGACCGTGGCCTACTACGACGAGGCGGGCCACCTGCGGGTGGAGATCGAGGGGCAGCAGCTCTCCCAGGTGCGCCGCGAGGAGACGGTAAAAAAGCTCTCGACCTTGGCGGGGGTGCCTCTGCGGCTGAGCGAGGAGGCGCCGGAGCGCCGGGACCGGGCGGTGCTGGTGGAGAGTGAGCCCCTGATGGCGGTGGCCGGGGTGGCCGCCCGGAAGAAGGACGGGCAGACCGTCTCCGGGGACACGGGGGCCTGGTTCAAGACCGAGCGGGGGGAGCTCTATGTGCTGCTGTGCGACGGCATGGGCAGCGGTCCGGAGGCCGGGCGGGAGAGCGCGTCCGCCGTGCGCCTGCTGGAGAGCTTCCTCCGGGCGGGCATGGCGCCCGAACACGCCCTCAAGACCCTCAACTCCGCCCTGGCCCTGCGGGGGGAGGAGACGGGGGGCTTCACCACCATCGACCTGCTGCGCCTGGACCTCTTCTCCGGCCGGGCGGGGGTGTACAAGTACGGCGCGGCCCCCACCTACGTGAAGAAGGGGGAGGCCGTCACCCGCATCACCGGCTCCGCCCTGCCCGCCGGGCTGGCCGACGGGGACGGGGTGGGCCCCGACGCCACCGCCCTCCAGCTGGAGCCGGGGGACAGCGTGCTGCTGGTCAGCGACGGGGTGGCCGGGGAGGACGGCGACGTGTGGATCCGGGAGAGGCTGGGGGCCTTCGGCGGGGAGAGCCCCAAGGACCTGGCCTGCGCCCTCATCGAGGAGAGCGCCGCCCACGGCGGGGCCACCGACGACCGCACCGCCCTGCTCATCCGCGTGGCCCGGCGGTCTTGACTTTTGTCCCCCGCGGCGGTATGCTTTGTAAAACAAATGATACTGCTGGGGAAAGGAGCCGACGCATGGCGGAGAAAAAGGGCTTCCCGGAGGGGAAATATATGGGTTCGGTCAAGGTGGGGCCCAAGGGGCAGATCGTCATCCCCAAGGAGGCCAGGGACATGTTCGGCATTGAGCCGGGGGACTCCCTGCTGCTGCTGGCCGACCGGGGCCAGGGCATCGCGCTGCAGCGCTTCGACTATATGGACGAGTTCTTTAAAAACGTATTCAAGACCCGGGGGGAGAGCCCGGAGGAGTAGGCCCCGCGGCATAGACACAAGACCCCCCTGTCCCGCAAAATTGCGGGACAGGGGGGTCTTTCCCGGTCTTTTGGCTACATCCCCAGCTCGCCGCGCACCTTGGCGAAGCACTGGGACACGTAGTCCAGATCCGTCCGGCTGTGGGCGTAGGACACCTGCACGCGGATGCGGGCCTTGCCCTTGGGCACCACGGGGTAAGTGAAGGAGGTGACGTACACGCCCATCTCCAGCAGCAGCTCGGCGGCCTTGGCGGCCAGCAGCTCGTCGTAGAACATCACGGCCACGATGGGGTGGGTGCTGGGGATGATGTCGAAGCCCGCGCCGGCCATCTGCGCGCGGAAGTAGGCGGTGTTCTGCTCCAGCACGTCCCGGCGCTCGGTGCTCTCCTCCAGGATGTCCAGCACCTTGATGGAGGCGGCGGCGATGGTGGGGGCCAGGGTGTTGGAGAAGAGGTAGGGACGGCTGCGCTGGCGCAGCAGGTCCACAATCTCCTGCCGGGCGGCGGTGTAGCCGCCGCTGGCCCCGCCCAGGGCCTTGCCCAGGGTGCCGGTGAGGATGTCCACCCGGCCCTCCACGCCGCAGTGCTCCGGGGTGCCCCTGCCGTGGGCGCCCACGAAGCCCACCGCATGGCTGTCGTCCACCATGACCAGCGCGTCGTACTCGTCGGCCAGATCGCAGATGGACTTCAGGTCGGCGATGATGCC
It includes:
- a CDS encoding AbrB family transcriptional regulator, with the protein product MAEKKGFPEGKYMGSVKVGPKGQIVIPKEARDMFGIEPGDSLLLLADRGQGIALQRFDYMDEFFKNVFKTRGESPEE
- the kbl gene encoding 2-amino-3-ketobutyrate coenzyme A ligase, with protein sequence MRKSALDRYAKTLVDIKDAGTWKGERVITTKQLGHIDTTAAHNVINMCANNYLGLAGDPRPAEAAKESLDRWGYGMSSVRFICGTQQIHKDLEKKLSGFLGMEDTILYSSCFDANGGLFETLLDEADAVISDELNHASIIDGVRLCKAKRWRFRNNDMADLRRCLEEARDCPVKLIATDGVFSMDGIIADLKSICDLADEYDALVMVDDSHAVGFVGAHGRGTPEHCGVEGRVDILTGTLGKALGGASGGYTAARQEIVDLLRQRSRPYLFSNTLAPTIAAASIKVLDILEESTERRDVLEQNTAYFRAQMAGAGFDIIPSTHPIVAVMFYDELLAAKAAELLLEMGVYVTSFTYPVVPKGKARIRVQVSYAHSRTDLDYVSQCFAKVRGELGM